The following are from one region of the Sorghum bicolor cultivar BTx623 chromosome 2, Sorghum_bicolor_NCBIv3, whole genome shotgun sequence genome:
- the LOC8059004 gene encoding proteasome subunit beta type-4: MDGLSKTIGGGGPSVPAGSHPAGGSQAAAGGGATQRTQYPYVTGTSVIALKYKDGVIMACDTGASYGSTLRYKSVERIKAVGKHSIIGASGEYSDFQEILRYLDELTLSDHMWDDGNSLGPKEIHSYLTRVMYNRRNKFDPLWNSLVLGGVKKGPKGDEKYLGMVNMIGTHFEENHVATGFGNHLAIPILRAEWREDMTFEEAVKLVEKCLLVLLYRDRSSINKFQIAKITTEGSTIYPPYSLKTYWGFTHFENPAQGAVGSW, from the exons atGGACGGCCTCTCCAAGACCATCGGCGGCGGTGGCCCTAGCGTTCCGGCGGGATCCCACCCCGCGGGCGGGAGCCAGGCGGCGGCCGGAGGAGGCGCGACGCAGCGGACGCA GTACCCGTATGTGACTGGTACTTCAGTCATTGCCTTGAAATACAAGGATGGTGTGATTATGGCATGTGACACTGGAG CCTCCTATGGATCAACTTTGAGATACAAGAGTGTGGAACGCATTAAGGCAGTtggcaagcatagcatcattggAGCAAGTGGAGAGTACAGCGATTTCCAGGAGATCCTGCGCTATCTGGATGAACTAAC TCTGTCTGATCATATGTGGGATGATGGAAACTCCCTGGGCCCCAAAGAGATCCACTCTTatttgacaagagtgatgtacaACAGACGCAACAAGTTTGATCCTCTCTGGAACTCACTTGTACTTGGTGGAGTGAAAAAGGGTCCAAAGGGAGATGAGAAGTATCTTGGCATG GTTAACATGATTGGCACCCACTTTGAGGAAAACCATGTGGCTACTGGATTTGGAAATCATCTGGCGATCCCAATACTTCGTGCTGAATGGCGCGAGGATATGACTTTTGAAGAAGCTGTTAAGCTGGTTGAGAAGTGCTTGCTGGTCTTGCTGTACCGTGACAGGTCATCTATCAACAAATTCCAG ATTGCCAAGATCACAACTGAAGGATCAACCATCTATCCACCATACTCCTTGAAGACTTACTGGGGCTTCACTCACTTTGAAAACCCAGCCCAGGGCGCTGTGGGATCATGGTAG